Proteins from one Carassius gibelio isolate Cgi1373 ecotype wild population from Czech Republic chromosome A25, carGib1.2-hapl.c, whole genome shotgun sequence genomic window:
- the LOC127947152 gene encoding uncharacterized protein LOC127947152 encodes MYKDIFNGSPISRVTMETQSEKKRAAYFTEAELEVLMHAYEEFKPIILKRSNTAASAKARELAWQKITDRVNACNPSGATRTLSQVKMKHKNILQKANRKKTEARLTGGGPPPPPLTPSEELALSLNKGRPVVAGIPGGSSSHILCTTSDGEKRVKYTDGRIVLLDSPERTQSVTVDEDDDDDEETTSAVTEVDNAGRSTEYIPRDLPTDEGPSASAHNLSRLPAKELYKVHLQKQIRKSDMEMDLIQLQMEEKRLLIKKAALEIELLENRLKEMKK; translated from the exons atgtataaagacattttcaatggaTCGCCGATTTCACGAGTCACCATGGAAACTCAAAGCGAAAAAAAGAGAGCCGCGTATTTCACAGAGGCGGAGTTGGAAGTTTTAATGCATGCTTATGAGGAGTTTAagccaataatattaaaaagaagcAATACAGCTGCATCGGCTAAAGCAAGAGAGTTGGCTTGGCAAAAAATAACGGACAGAGTAAATGC gTGTAATCCTTCTGGAGCCACAAGAACTTTAAGCCAagtcaaaatgaaacacaaaaacattctgcaaaaag CTAACAGAAAAAAGACTGAAGCCCGTCTAACTGGCGGGGGGCCACCACCACCTCCCCTCACCCCATCTGAGGAGCTGGCTCTGTCCCTTAATAAAGGGCGACCAGTGGTTGCTGGCATTCCAGGGGGCAGTTCATCACACATACTATGCACCACAAGTGATGGTGAAAAAAGGGTGAAAT ATACTGATGGACGGATTGTATTATTGGACTCTCCAGAAAGAACACAGTCTGTCACAGTT gatgaagatgatgatgacgatgaagagaCCACATCTGCTGTGACAGAAGTGGACAATGCTGGTAGATCCACTGAG TACATACCTAGGGATTTGCCCACAGATGAGGGTCCTTCAGCCTCAGCACACAATCTAAGCAGG TTGCCAGCAAAGgagctgtataaggtccatcttcaaaaacaaataagaaaaagtgacatggagatggaccttatacagcttcaaatggaagagaaaaggctcctcattaaaaaagcagcacttGAAATAGAATTACTTGAGAATCGCCTTAAG gaaatgaagaaataa
- the LOC127947155 gene encoding putative nuclease HARBI1: protein MYSLCTHFILPKLSVSGFPNVIGCIDGTHIPIKAPSINEGDYVNRKSIHSINVQVICEATQIITNVEAKWPGSVHDARIFRESSLCQTFQQGQYNGYLLGDRGYPCLPYLMTPYPEPEPGPQTRFNLAHSRTRAKVEMTIGILKSRFQCLRGLRVSPERACDIIVACVVLHNIATIRGESHPPCIEEDGPEEHRQILEANRDGRLLRDRICQNYFY from the exons atgtattccttatgcacacacttcatacttccaaaactttctgtttcagggtttccaaatgtaattgggtgcattgatggcactcacattcctattaaagctccatcaataaatgagggagactaTGTTAATAGGAAATCTATTCATAGTATCAATGTGCag GTAATATGTGAggcaacccaaatcatcaccaATGTCGAGGCAAAATGGCCAGGATCTGTGCATGATGCCAGAATTTTCCGCGAGTCATCATTATGCCAGACATTTCAGCAGG GACAGTACAATGGTTACTTGCTGGGGGACAGAGGATACCCTTGTCTGCCCTATTTAATGACACCCTACCCTGAACCTGAGCCTGGACCACAGACACGGTTTAACCTGGCTCACAGCCGAACACGGGCCAAGGTGGAGATGACtatagggatcctcaaatctcggTTTCAGTGTCTGCGTGGGCTCCGGGTTAGTCCAGAGAGGGCATGCGACATTATTGTGGCTTGTGTTGTGCTTCACAATATTGCCACTATAAGAGGAGAGAGCCACCCTCCTTGTATTGAGGAAGATGGCCCAGAGGAACACCGACAGATTTTAGAGGCCAACAGAGACGGAAGACTTTTGAGAGACAGGATTtgtcaaaattacttttattag